In Cotesia glomerata isolate CgM1 linkage group LG3, MPM_Cglom_v2.3, whole genome shotgun sequence, one genomic interval encodes:
- the LOC123260494 gene encoding calcyphosin-like protein isoform X2 produces MINKAQRALHTAEDAIDKLRLLCLARGAGGILGLARIFRRMDEDGNKQLSKEELIEGFEAMGFEFDEEEVDEIISKLDTDESGTIDLTEFIAAIRPPMSESRIKLVEQAFQKLDKTGDGEITVADLRGVYNVKCHPRYISGEESEESILNKFLGNFEQESTKDGIVTMEEFMNYYSAISASIDHDAYFDLMIRNAYKL; encoded by the exons ATGATCAACAAGGCCCAAAGGGCCTTGCATACTGCCGAAGACGCGATCGACAAACTTCGGCTGCTTTGTTTGGCCAGGGGAGCTGGGGGAATCCTCGGACTTGCGag GATATTTCGGCGCATGGACGAGGATGGGAACAAACAGCTGAGCAAAGAAGAATTAATTGAAGGGTTCGAAGCTATGGGCTTTGAATTTGACGAAGAAGAAGTTGATGAAATTATTTCCAAGTTGGATACTGACGAAAGTGGGACGATTGATTTGACTGAGTTTATTGCTGCTATTAGA cCTCCGATGTCTGAGAGCCGAATAAAACTAGTAGAGCAGGCGTTTCAAAAACTCGATAAGACTGGTGACGGTGAGATAACAGTCGCTGATCTCCGCGGAGTTTACAATGTCAAATGTCATCCAAGATATATAAGCGGGGAGGAGAGCGAGGAGAgtattttgaacaaatttttgggaaatttcGAGCAAGAGAGCACCAAAGACGGCATT GTTACAATGGaagaatttatgaattattacaGCGCAATAAGTGCTAGTATTGATCACGACGCATACTTCGATCTCATGATTCGCAATGcttacaaattataa
- the LOC123260494 gene encoding calcyphosin-like protein isoform X1 has product MSNRPVSATTRQEAEMINKAQRALHTAEDAIDKLRLLCLARGAGGILGLARIFRRMDEDGNKQLSKEELIEGFEAMGFEFDEEEVDEIISKLDTDESGTIDLTEFIAAIRPPMSESRIKLVEQAFQKLDKTGDGEITVADLRGVYNVKCHPRYISGEESEESILNKFLGNFEQESTKDGIVTMEEFMNYYSAISASIDHDAYFDLMIRNAYKL; this is encoded by the exons ATGTCTAATAGACCGGTGAGCGCGACGACGAGACAGGAGGCAGAGATGATCAACAAGGCCCAAAGGGCCTTGCATACTGCCGAAGACGCGATCGACAAACTTCGGCTGCTTTGTTTGGCCAGGGGAGCTGGGGGAATCCTCGGACTTGCGag GATATTTCGGCGCATGGACGAGGATGGGAACAAACAGCTGAGCAAAGAAGAATTAATTGAAGGGTTCGAAGCTATGGGCTTTGAATTTGACGAAGAAGAAGTTGATGAAATTATTTCCAAGTTGGATACTGACGAAAGTGGGACGATTGATTTGACTGAGTTTATTGCTGCTATTAGA cCTCCGATGTCTGAGAGCCGAATAAAACTAGTAGAGCAGGCGTTTCAAAAACTCGATAAGACTGGTGACGGTGAGATAACAGTCGCTGATCTCCGCGGAGTTTACAATGTCAAATGTCATCCAAGATATATAAGCGGGGAGGAGAGCGAGGAGAgtattttgaacaaatttttgggaaatttcGAGCAAGAGAGCACCAAAGACGGCATT GTTACAATGGaagaatttatgaattattacaGCGCAATAAGTGCTAGTATTGATCACGACGCATACTTCGATCTCATGATTCGCAATGcttacaaattataa
- the LOC123260493 gene encoding endoplasmin, with protein MKKFIYFGLAILLLIGTVRSEDDVDDVDEEVGTVDRDFGSSREASRTDDEVVKREAEAIKIDGLNAAQIQELRERAEKFTFETEVNRMMKLIINSLYKNKEIFLRELISNASDALDKIRFLSLTDKSVLETNPELSIRIKADLDNKILSITDSGVGMTKADLINNLGTIAKSGTAEFLGKMQESGSPQDMNDMIGQFGVGFYSGFLVANKIVVTTKHNDDQQYIWESDSSSYSIVEDPRGDTLKRGTTVSLHLKEEALDFLQQDTIKSLIRKYSQFINFPIYLWSSKTIQVEEEDDTEAPKEEPEKDKTEDEDDAAVEEAAEEAEKKTKKIDKTVWDWERMNDSKPIWTLKPSEVPEEDYVEFYKSLTKDTQEPLSKIHFVAEGEVTFKALLFIPKVQPGDSFSRYGTKADNIKLFVRRVFITDKINDMMPNYLSFIRGIVDSDDLPLNVSREDLQQHKLIKVIKKKLIRKVLDMIKKIPKEEYGSFWKEYSTNVKLGILEDSQNRARLSKLLLFKSSSMSNLTTLNDYVSRMKPNQKAIYYIAGASEDEVKKSPFVERLIKKGFEVLYLTEAVDEHVISALPSFDGKKFQNVAKEGFTLDDSKKAQERMEELKTTFEPLTKWLGDVLSEFINKAQISERLTDSPCALVASMFGWTGNMERLAISNAHQKADDPQKSYYLNQKKTLEINPRHPLIRELLKRVEADVEDAAAKEMATLMFKTATLRSGYMLRETASFAASVEQLMKKSLGIPLDEVPEEEEEDDELLENVTDGAQEVDADDEEPREDEHDEL; from the exons atgaaaaagtttatttatttcggCCTGGCAATTTTGCTGCTCATCg GTACCGTGAGGAGCGAAGATGATGTCGATGATGTTGATGAAGAGGTTGGAACTGTTGACAGAGATTTTGGATCAAGCCGGGAAGCTTCTAGAaccg aTGACGAAGTAGTCAAAAGAGAAGCCGAGGCGATAAAAATCGACGGTCTAAACGCGGCCCAAATCCAAGAGCTGCGTGAGCGAGCAGAGAAGTTTACCTTCGAAACCGAAGTGAACCGAATGATGAAGCTGATCATCAACTCTTTATACAAgaacaaagaaatcttcttgcGAGAGTTGATCTCCAACGCTTCTGACGCCCTAGACAAGATACGTTTCTTATCCCTAACAGACAAGAGCGTCCTAGAAACCAACCCTGAACTCTCCATAAGAATAAAAGCCGACCTAGACAACAAGATCCTGAGCATCACAGACTCCGGAGTCGGAATGACCAAAGCGGATTTGATCAACAACCTGGGAACGATCGCCAAATCCGGTACCGCGGAGTTCCTCGGCAAGATGCAAGAGTCCGGAAGTCCCCAGGACATGAACGACATGATCGGTCAGTTCGGAGTCGGGTTCTACTCCGGATTTCTAGTCGCTAATAAAATCGTAGTCACCACCAAGCACAACGACGACCAGCAGTACATCTGGGAGTCCGACAGCTCCAGCTACAGCATCGTCGAGGACCCTCGAGGTGACACTCTTAAGCGTGGAACCACCGTGAGTCTCCACTTGAAGGAAGAAGCTTTGGACTTCTTGCAACAAGACACCATAAAATCTTTAATCAGGAAATACTCGCAGTTTATTAACTTCCCGATCTACCTCTGGTCCAGCAAGACCATCCAGGTCGAGGAAGAAGACGATACTGAAGCTCCAAAAGAAGAACCTGAAAAAGACAAGACTGAAGACGAAGATGATGCAGCTGTTGAAGAAGCAGCGGAGGAGGCTGAGAAGAAGACCAAGAAGATTGACAAAACTGTCTGGGACTGGGAGCGCATGAACGACTCTAAACCTATCTGGACCCTCAAACCTTCCGAAGTTCCTGAAGAAGACTACGTCGAGTTCTATAAATCTCTGACCAAAGACACCCAAGAGCCGCTGtctaaaattcattttgtcGCTGAAGGTGAAGTTACCTTCAAAGCTCTCCTCTTTATTCCAAAGGTTCAACCTGGAGATAGTTTCAGTCGCTACGGCACCAAAGCCgacaatattaaattattcgtCCGTAGAGTCTTCATCACTGATAAAATCAACGACATGATgccaaattatttatcatttatccgCGGAATTGTTGATAGTGACGACTTGCCGCTCAATGTCTCCCGCGAGGACCTCCAGCAGCACAAACTCATCAAAGTTATCAAGAAGAAACTTATCAGGAAGGTTTTGGACATGATAAAAAAGATCCCTAAGGAAGAATATGGCTCTTTCTGGAAGGAGTACAGCACGAATGTTAAATTAGGAATTCTTGAAGACTCGCAGAACAGAGCTAGATTatcaaaattgttattattcaaGTCTTCTAGCATGAGCAACCTGACGACGCTCAATGACTACGTCTCAAGGATGAAGCCCAATCAAAAGGCTATTTATTACATCGCTGGAGCCAGCGAAGACGAGGTCAAGAAATCTCCGTTTGTTGAAAGGTTGATTAAAAAAGGCTTTGAAGTTCTGTACCTTACTGAGGCGGTAGACGAGCATGTGATCTCTGCTCTGCCTTCCTTTGACGGAAAGAAGTTCCAGAATGTCGCTAAGGAGGGATTCACTCTTGATGACAGCAAGAAGGCTCAAGAGCGCATGGAGGAGCTGAAGACTACCTTCGAGCCGCTGACCAAGTGGCTGGGAGACGTTCTTTCGGAGTTTATTAACAAGGCCCAGATTTCTGAACGACTTACTGACTCGCCTTGTGCTCTGGTGGCTAGTATGTTCGGCTGGACCGGTAATATGGAGCGGCTGGCTATTTCTAACGCGCATCAGAAGGCTGATGATCCGCAGAAGTCTTACTATTTGAATCAGAAGAAGACTCTGGAGATCAACCCGAGACATCCGCTGATCAGGGAGCTTCTCAAGAGGGTAGAGGCTGATGTGGAAGATGCTGCTGCCAAGGAGATGGCTACTCTGATGTTCAAGACTGCTACTCTCAGGTCTGGGTACATGTTGAGGGAAACTGCTAGCTTTGCTGCTAGTGTGGAGCAGCTTATGAAGAAATCGCTGGGCATTCCGCTTGATGAGGTGCCAGAAGAGGAGGAGGAAGATGATGAGCTGCTGGAAAATGTTACGGATGGTGCGCAGGAGGTTGATGCTGATGATGAAGAGCCTAGAGAGGATGAACATGATGAGCTTTAG